A window from Ardenticatena maritima encodes these proteins:
- the ftsA gene encoding cell division protein FtsA: MSHVVVGLDIGTSKVACLIGEVERGNRIHVVGVGVAPSQGVKKGVIVDVAAASAAVEEAVHKAERAAGVQVESAFVGVAGAHIAGINSRGTVSIARSNHRVEAQDVRRALESARTVAIPHSQEVVHIIPRGYWLDGENGVRNPIGLHGYRLEVEAHIVTAAVTALQTLEECCRNAGVLVEAFVLEPLASGEAVLEEDEKELGVVLVDIGGGTTDISIFLEGSVWHTASLPLGGAHLTHDLAVALQCPVATAERLKLRYGAAHPESVVEDEVIEVSAFGDTSVQQVWRSEIAEILAYRVADIFDLIQREIKRSGYDGLLPAGLVFCGGTANLPGLREAAHEVFGLPVRIAPPHTERLSGLVDVLGSPTYATSVGLLEWGAHHHQVKEPTPQRAEVQSPWARLREWLQMLLPS, from the coding sequence ATGTCGCACGTGGTAGTCGGGCTTGATATTGGAACTTCAAAAGTGGCGTGTCTCATTGGTGAAGTGGAGCGCGGCAACCGTATCCACGTGGTTGGTGTGGGGGTTGCGCCGTCGCAAGGTGTCAAGAAAGGGGTTATTGTGGATGTGGCGGCGGCCAGCGCCGCTGTGGAAGAAGCGGTACACAAAGCCGAACGCGCCGCTGGTGTGCAAGTGGAATCGGCGTTTGTGGGTGTAGCGGGGGCGCACATTGCGGGTATCAATAGCCGCGGCACCGTTTCGATTGCGCGCAGCAACCACCGCGTCGAAGCGCAAGATGTGCGGCGGGCGCTCGAATCAGCGCGAACAGTGGCCATTCCCCATTCGCAAGAGGTGGTGCACATCATTCCGCGCGGCTATTGGTTGGACGGCGAGAATGGCGTGCGCAACCCCATTGGGCTGCATGGGTATCGCCTTGAAGTGGAGGCGCACATTGTGACGGCGGCGGTGACGGCGTTGCAGACGTTGGAAGAGTGTTGCCGCAATGCGGGCGTGTTGGTGGAAGCCTTCGTGCTGGAACCGCTGGCGTCGGGTGAAGCGGTGCTGGAAGAAGACGAGAAGGAATTGGGGGTTGTGCTGGTGGATATTGGCGGCGGCACAACCGATATCAGCATCTTTTTGGAAGGCTCCGTTTGGCATACGGCGAGTCTGCCGCTTGGGGGCGCGCACTTGACACATGACCTGGCTGTGGCATTACAATGCCCCGTCGCAACGGCGGAGCGCCTGAAATTGCGCTACGGCGCGGCGCACCCTGAAAGCGTCGTCGAAGATGAAGTTATCGAAGTGAGCGCCTTCGGCGATACAAGCGTTCAGCAGGTGTGGCGGAGCGAAATTGCCGAAATCCTCGCCTATCGCGTCGCCGATATCTTCGACCTCATCCAGCGCGAAATCAAACGCTCCGGCTACGATGGCTTGCTCCCTGCCGGACTGGTCTTCTGTGGTGGAACCGCCAATTTGCCCGGATTGCGCGAAGCCGCGCACGAAGTGTTTGGCTTGCCGGTGCGTATCGCCCCGCCTCATACCGAGCGCCTTTCAGGCTTGGTGGATGTGCTGGGGTCGCCCACGTACGCCACAAGCGTTGGGTTGCTGGAATGGGGCGCGCATCATCACCAGGTGAAGGAACCAACGCCGCAACGCGCCGAAGTTCAATCACCGTGGGCGCGGTTGCGTGAATGGTTGCAGATGTTGCTGCCGAGTTGA
- a CDS encoding cell division protein FtsQ/DivIB, with the protein MPRRRRSNSRIGTPRPRRNGRRVVRRRSERMFGRTVETNVLRHSVAVQTMPRHRWVSLALLTILGAVAYWLFMSNTFYVFDARIEGAQLLTAAEVYTLADIDGWHVFWIRPDDVEARLLSEPTIKQADVSVRLPNRVTIRIVEREPVAVWQSNAESYFVDTEGVLFRLRGDASDALVIRDMRGIPAQPGMQVDPEAVRTVLELHALLPERRAFDWRPAAGVSFFAEGGWEVRFGDRHDLAWKVAVYRTFAETIAAEGNVAFLDLTVPERPFYQVRTGE; encoded by the coding sequence ATGCCGCGCCGACGACGCTCAAACAGTCGCATTGGGACGCCACGCCCGCGCCGCAATGGGCGCCGTGTGGTGCGCCGCCGCTCGGAACGCATGTTTGGGCGCACGGTGGAAACGAATGTGCTGCGCCACAGCGTGGCGGTGCAGACCATGCCGCGCCATCGCTGGGTTTCGCTGGCTCTGCTGACAATTTTGGGAGCGGTGGCGTATTGGCTCTTTATGAGCAATACCTTCTACGTGTTTGATGCACGGATAGAAGGCGCACAGTTGTTGACCGCCGCAGAAGTGTACACGCTGGCGGATATTGATGGATGGCATGTGTTTTGGATTCGTCCGGATGACGTAGAAGCGCGCTTGCTGAGTGAGCCCACCATCAAGCAAGCCGATGTGTCGGTGCGCTTGCCGAACCGTGTGACCATCCGGATTGTGGAGCGCGAGCCGGTGGCGGTCTGGCAGAGCAACGCCGAGAGTTACTTTGTGGATACCGAGGGCGTGTTGTTCCGCTTGCGTGGCGATGCGTCCGATGCGTTGGTGATTCGCGATATGCGCGGGATACCGGCGCAACCGGGTATGCAAGTGGACCCCGAAGCAGTGCGTACCGTACTGGAATTGCACGCCTTGTTGCCGGAACGCCGCGCGTTTGACTGGCGACCGGCGGCTGGTGTGAGTTTCTTCGCCGAAGGTGGCTGGGAAGTGCGCTTTGGCGACCGCCATGATTTGGCATGGAAGGTTGCCGTCTATCGTACCTTTGCCGAAACGATTGCGGCGGAAGGCAATGTAGCGTTTCTGGATTTGACGGTGCCTGAGAGGCCATTTTATCAGGTGCGCACAGGGGAGTGA
- a CDS encoding D-alanine--D-alanine ligase family protein, with protein MNHGRTRSDIHTVAVLFGGRSGEHDVSLLSARSVIQALTTLNYRVYPIGITRDGLWLPGVHPEAMRDHSAQTRVPPRPERYALDVAGALLLHEVDVVFPVLHGPYGEDGTVQGLLEMAGVPYVGCGVLASALAMDKAMAKVVLAAAGLPQVPYLVVMRHRWRQQRDAVLREVEAHFGDHRPLFVKPANLGSSVGVSRVDVGDDVAAAIDLAAQYDRKVIVEYGVPNAREIEVSVLGNDEPRASVAGEIRPLGEHTFYDYVAKYTDGHSELLVPAPIDEALMNRVREMAVQAFRAIDGSGLARVDFLLDPQTGEVFLNELNTMPGFTHLSMYARLWEAEGMTYTDVVQRLLELALERHAEKMQNRVE; from the coding sequence ATGAACCACGGGCGCACTCGTTCCGACATTCATACGGTCGCCGTGCTCTTTGGCGGACGAAGTGGCGAGCATGACGTCTCGCTTCTTTCGGCGCGCTCTGTGATTCAAGCGCTGACAACGCTCAACTACCGCGTCTATCCCATCGGGATTACGCGCGATGGCTTGTGGTTGCCGGGCGTCCACCCTGAAGCCATGCGCGACCATAGCGCCCAAACACGTGTGCCGCCGCGTCCCGAACGGTATGCGCTGGATGTCGCCGGGGCGCTTCTGCTGCACGAGGTGGATGTTGTCTTTCCGGTCCTGCATGGACCATACGGCGAAGATGGTACGGTGCAAGGGTTGCTCGAAATGGCGGGCGTGCCCTACGTGGGCTGTGGCGTGTTGGCGTCGGCGCTGGCGATGGACAAAGCCATGGCAAAAGTAGTGCTTGCCGCCGCGGGGCTACCGCAAGTGCCGTATCTGGTGGTGATGCGCCATCGCTGGCGGCAACAGCGCGACGCAGTGTTGCGTGAGGTGGAAGCGCACTTTGGCGACCACCGCCCGCTCTTTGTGAAACCGGCGAATTTGGGTTCGAGTGTGGGGGTTTCGCGCGTGGATGTGGGCGATGATGTCGCGGCGGCGATTGACCTGGCGGCGCAGTACGACCGCAAGGTGATTGTGGAGTACGGCGTGCCCAACGCCCGTGAAATCGAAGTGTCTGTGCTGGGGAACGATGAACCGCGCGCCAGCGTGGCGGGCGAAATTCGCCCGCTGGGCGAGCACACTTTCTACGACTACGTGGCGAAGTACACGGACGGGCATAGTGAGTTGCTGGTGCCCGCTCCGATTGACGAAGCCTTGATGAATCGTGTGCGCGAGATGGCGGTGCAAGCCTTCCGCGCCATTGACGGCAGTGGCCTCGCGCGGGTTGATTTTTTGCTCGACCCTCAGACGGGAGAGGTATTTCTCAACGAGTTGAACACTATGCCTGGCTTCACCCACCTGAGCATGTACGCCCGTTTGTGGGAAGCCGAGGGCATGACCTACACCGATGTTGTCCAGCGTCTGCTGGAACTGGCGTTGGAACGTCACGCTGAAAAAATGCAGAACCGGGTGGAGTGA
- the murB gene encoding UDP-N-acetylmuramate dehydrogenase — protein MNAKKRSSGPRRWASRETLSKRDLVRVIFHNAFEDRLKQDEPLAPYTSWRVGGPAEWFLRVDDTDELIKAVHTAHRAKVPYRVIGGGSNILVSDKGVRGLVILNRARKYRLRPEGDYIAMIVDSGVSLPWLAGQLIREGVAGLEWAIGIPGTVGGAVVQNAGAWGYETADVVRAVQVMDPDGTIRTLKAEEMDFGYRHSMILDIEPYKRPVVLRALFALRRDDPEAIKQRAQRFMRLRSESQPRQASGGSTFKNPPGDYAGRLIEAAGLKGYKIGGARVSEQHANFIVTEEGVTAADIRALIEHIQQVVKEKFGVELEPEVEFVGEWD, from the coding sequence ATGAATGCCAAGAAGCGGAGCAGCGGGCCGCGCCGTTGGGCGTCACGCGAGACGTTGTCCAAGCGTGATTTGGTGCGCGTCATTTTTCACAATGCTTTTGAAGACCGCTTGAAGCAAGATGAGCCGCTTGCGCCTTACACGTCGTGGCGCGTGGGCGGGCCGGCGGAATGGTTCTTGCGGGTGGACGATACCGATGAACTCATCAAAGCCGTCCACACGGCGCACCGCGCCAAAGTGCCCTACCGCGTGATTGGCGGCGGGAGCAACATTTTGGTCAGCGATAAGGGCGTGCGCGGGCTGGTGATTCTCAATCGCGCCCGCAAGTATCGCCTGCGCCCCGAAGGCGACTACATTGCCATGATTGTGGATTCGGGCGTTTCGTTGCCCTGGCTCGCCGGGCAACTCATCCGCGAAGGGGTTGCCGGCCTGGAATGGGCGATCGGCATTCCCGGCACGGTGGGCGGCGCTGTTGTGCAGAACGCCGGGGCGTGGGGGTACGAGACCGCCGATGTGGTGCGTGCCGTGCAGGTGATGGACCCGGACGGCACTATTCGCACACTCAAAGCCGAAGAAATGGATTTTGGCTACCGGCATTCCATGATTTTGGACATTGAGCCGTACAAGCGGCCGGTTGTGTTGCGTGCCTTGTTTGCTCTGCGGCGTGATGACCCGGAGGCAATCAAACAGCGGGCGCAGCGGTTTATGCGCTTGCGTTCCGAATCACAACCGCGCCAGGCAAGCGGCGGCAGCACGTTCAAGAATCCGCCGGGCGATTACGCCGGACGGCTCATCGAAGCCGCCGGTCTGAAGGGGTACAAGATTGGTGGCGCACGTGTGAGTGAGCAACATGCGAACTTCATCGTCACCGAAGAAGGCGTTACAGCGGCTGATATTCGCGCCTTGATTGAGCACATTCAGCAGGTTGTCAAAGAAAAATTTGGTGTTGAATTGGAACCCGAAGTCGAATTTGTAGGGGAATGGGATTGA
- the murC gene encoding UDP-N-acetylmuramate--L-alanine ligase yields MNEQRRHIHFIGIGGAGLSALASVMLARGWRVSGSDRMPSPRLDALRRAGAEVFLGHSAEFVGDADLVVMSSAVPDDNPEVQAARARGIPVLKRNQWLAELTRDYDLIAVAGTHGKTTTTAMLTLALADAGFDPTAVIGGEVPQLQGNARVGGSQWFVLEADEYDYAFLGLQPYVAVVTNVEHDHPDIYPTEEAVLETFRRFVAQVRADGWLIVCGDDAGARAVMDSAPASTRTLTYGFQPENRWQAAALEPNDVGGFNFVAVYDGVPMGAFQLRVPGRHNVLNALACIAVAHTLGIETSDLQYTLARFEGAERRFQPVGTVGRVQIFDDYAHHPSEIRATLRAARERFGERQIWAIFQPHTYSRLAALFDEFTTAFTDADRVYVSDVYAARETNSFGVSAADLAQRLQGVEVVYVPTQDELLSRLLQDVPEDVVILTLGAGDITTLGPRLRQALEDRETKQHERRAG; encoded by the coding sequence TTCACTTCATAGGCATTGGCGGCGCTGGGCTGTCGGCGCTGGCGTCCGTCATGCTGGCGCGCGGGTGGCGGGTCAGCGGCTCCGACCGCATGCCGAGCCCACGCCTGGATGCCCTTCGCCGCGCAGGTGCGGAAGTCTTTTTGGGGCATAGCGCCGAGTTTGTGGGTGATGCTGATTTGGTGGTCATGTCGAGCGCTGTGCCGGACGACAACCCGGAAGTGCAAGCCGCACGGGCGCGCGGCATTCCGGTGCTCAAGCGCAATCAGTGGTTGGCGGAACTGACGCGCGACTACGACTTGATTGCTGTCGCCGGCACGCATGGCAAGACCACCACCACAGCCATGCTGACGCTTGCCCTTGCGGACGCCGGTTTTGATCCGACGGCGGTGATTGGCGGCGAAGTGCCCCAATTGCAGGGCAACGCGCGCGTTGGCGGCAGCCAATGGTTCGTGCTGGAAGCCGACGAGTACGACTATGCGTTTCTGGGTTTGCAACCCTATGTGGCGGTGGTAACGAACGTTGAACACGACCACCCGGATATCTATCCGACCGAAGAAGCCGTATTGGAGACGTTTCGCCGCTTTGTGGCACAGGTGCGCGCCGATGGATGGCTCATTGTGTGTGGTGATGACGCCGGCGCGCGGGCTGTGATGGATTCGGCGCCCGCTTCGACGCGCACGCTCACGTATGGGTTTCAGCCCGAAAACCGCTGGCAGGCGGCGGCATTGGAACCCAATGATGTGGGTGGGTTCAATTTTGTGGCTGTGTATGACGGTGTGCCAATGGGCGCTTTCCAGTTGCGGGTGCCCGGACGGCATAATGTGCTCAATGCGCTGGCGTGTATTGCTGTGGCGCACACCTTGGGGATTGAGACGAGCGATTTGCAGTACACACTCGCGCGCTTTGAGGGCGCGGAGCGCCGTTTTCAACCCGTTGGCACAGTGGGGCGCGTGCAAATTTTTGATGATTACGCGCACCACCCCAGCGAGATTCGGGCGACGTTGCGGGCGGCGCGTGAGCGTTTTGGCGAGCGCCAAATTTGGGCGATTTTTCAGCCGCATACGTACAGCCGCCTGGCGGCGCTGTTTGATGAATTTACAACCGCCTTTACCGACGCCGACCGCGTGTACGTGAGCGATGTGTATGCCGCGCGCGAAACGAACTCGTTTGGGGTAAGCGCCGCCGACCTGGCGCAACGTCTGCAAGGCGTCGAGGTGGTCTATGTTCCGACGCAGGATGAATTGCTTAGCCGTTTGTTGCAGGATGTGCCCGAAGATGTGGTGATTTTGACGCTTGGCGCAGGTGATATTACCACTTTGGGACCACGCTTGCGGCAAGCGCTTGAAGACCGCGAGACCAAACAACATGAAAGGAGGGCGGGATGA